The Episyrphus balteatus chromosome 4, idEpiBalt1.1, whole genome shotgun sequence genome includes a window with the following:
- the LOC129919397 gene encoding cytosolic Fe-S cluster assembly factor NUBP2 homolog: protein MLDKVKHVILVLSGKGGVGKSTVSTQLALALKEHGLKVGLLDIDLCGPSVPYLLGLEGKEIYQCDEGWVPIYSSEDKMLAVMSIGFLLKNRNDAVIWRGPKKTMMIKQFLTDVKWDDLDYLIIDTPPGTSDEHITVMECMKDVKCDGAIIVTTPQQVALDDVRKEITFCKKTNINILGIVENMSGFICPHCTTCTNIFSSNGGVELAKFANVPHLGTLPIDPRLGVLSGTTLSVLTELPDSTTAVTFKSIVASLTKAVDVE from the exons ATGCTAGACAAAGTTAAACACGTTATACTAGTCCTTTCTGGAAAAGGTGGTGTTGGCAAATCAACAGTCAGTACACAACTTGCTCTAGCTCTTAAAGAACATggattaaag GTAGGTTTACTAGACATTGATTTATGCGGTCCCAGTGTCCCCTATCTCTTGGGACTCGAAGGCAAAGAAATCTATCAATGTGATGAAGGATGGGTTCCAATTTATTCCAGCGAAGATAAAATGCTTGCAGTAATGTCaattggatttcttttaaaaaatcgaaatgatGCTGTCATTTGGCGAGGTCCGAAAAAGACTATGATGATTAAACAATTTCTAACCGATGTCAAATGGGATGATTTGGATTATTTGATTATTGATACTCCACCAG GAACATCCGATGAACATATAACTGTGATGGAATGCATGAAAGATGTAAAATGTGATGGAGCAATTATTGTCACCACACCACAGCAAGTGGCCTTGGACGATGTCCGCAAAGAAATTACATTCTGTAAAAAGACAAATATTAACATTCTGGGAATTGTTGAAAACATGAGCGG attcatCTGTCCACATTGCACCACCTGCACGAATATATTCTCATCCAACGGTGGTGTTGAGTTGGCAAAGTTCGCTAATGTACCTCATTTGGGTACACTGCCGATTGATCCAAGATTGGGCGTACTGAGTGGAACAACGCTATCGGTGTTGACAGAATTACCAGACTCAACAACTGCAGTGACTTTCAAGAGTATCGTTGCTTCTCTAACGAAAGCTGTTGATGTGGAatag
- the LOC129919396 gene encoding GPN-loop GTPase 2 — translation MLSPASNIQFQNPLYGQLIIGPPGSGKTTYCQHVYNFYKDLGRNVCVVNLDPANENMNYTPTIDVMKLITVEDVMNNLNLGPNGSLMYCMEYLEENFDWFLSELKKSSCNYFLFDCPGQVELYTHHKSMTNIFSKLERLGYHLCVVNLIDSHYCSEPGKFVSTLLMALNTMLQMGLPHVNVLSKADLFKKNESKLNFNLDFYTDVLDLKYLLEALDTSPTMQKYAKLNAAIVGMVEDYSLVSFQPLDVKSNESLLRLKNLIDKANGYVYKAGEEKSINTLMACAVGAESESYRSSQDIDPYL, via the coding sequence ATGTTATCCCCAGCCAGcaatattcaatttcaaaatcctCTCTATGGCCAACTCATCATCGGTCCACCTGGATCTGGTAAAACAACATATTGCCAACATGTCTATAATTTCTACAAAGACCTCGGTCGTAATGTTTGTGTAGTAAATCTAGATCCAGCCAATGAAAATATGAATTACACACCAACAATTGATGTAATGAAACTAATTACAGTCGAAGATGTTATGAATAATCTTAATCTTGGTCCAAATGGTTCATTAATGTATTGTATGGAATATCTAGAAgaaaattttgattggtttcTTTCTGAATTAAAGAAATCAAGTTGTAATTACTTTTTATTTGATTGTCCAGGTCAAGTCGAATTGTACACACATCACAAATCAATGACAAATATTTTTAGTAAATTAGAACGATTAGGTTATCATTTGTGTGTTGTCAATCTAATTGATTCACATTATTGTTCGGAACCAGGGAAATTTGTTTCAACTCTGTTAATGGCTTTGAATACAATGTTGCAAATGGGTTTGCCTCATGTCAATGTTTTAAGCAAAGCCGATTTGTTTAAGAAGAATGAATCCAAGTTGAATTTTAACTTGGATTTCTACACAGATGTGTTGGATTTGAAATATTTGTTGGAAGCTCTTGACACATCTCCGACAATGCAGAAATATGCTAAACTAAATGCAGCGATAGTTGGCATGGTTGAGGATTACAGTTTGGTATCATTTCAACCGTTGGATGTTAAAAGTAATGAGAGTTTATTGAGGTTGAAGAATCTAATAGACAAGGCAAATGGATATGTTTACAAAGCTGGTGAAGAGAAGTCCATCAACACGCTGATGGCGTGTGCAGTTGGTGCCGAATCGGAAAGCTATAGAAGTTCCCAAGATATTGATCCTTACCTCTAA
- the LOC129918039 gene encoding PR domain zinc finger protein 1 isoform X2 — translation MYSGEVNVFEEQIPTLLNLAETLGIKGLADVQSNMHNSNAAKKRQDFTPVAPPVQPQIPPQALKDEEIPSPTLPSLPPPSSPLITNKLPTPLENFFLKSLQFYPNLIPQPLNFSQSALNKTSEFLAKYQQQCGMYRSAVKETDNFNLPTHQSLNDDSSGYNKRTNSGEKKTKDVKRIDKIVENLRCASQSLKLPDTAAAQVARSYPDIVARSPSSPLAQQAPSFPTKTMPNFSAALGGSNISNSPTIASSVKDEQEKPSSLTSDRPGNSTPNSSTTQNAVGCPATGGNQQETIMDKPASSPQSKISNSKLYATCFICHKQLSNQYNLRVHLETHQNVRYACNVCSHVSRSKDALRKHVSYRHPGAPSPCETEARRKRAKGLSTAFPLATSSEQEQMAAQLNPSAFMFMPNQFHLPAGVVPPVQMAAPLPTTTVPPNSTTGNDSPMIKRESTPTSPSNDHQQNSTTPFPTTDSAAKP, via the exons ATGTATTCAGGTGAAGTAAATGTTTTCGAAGAACAAATACCTACACTTTTGAATCTAGCTGAAACCCTAGGAATAAAAGGATTAGCAGATGTCCAAAGTAAt ATGCACAATTCAAATGCAGCAAAAAAGCGACAAGACTTCACACCCGTTGCACCTCCCGTGCAACCACAAATACCACCCCAAGCACTAAAAGACGAAGAAATACCATCACCCACACTACCATCATTACCACCCCCCTCATCACCCCTCATAACGAATAAGCTTCCGACACCTTTGGAAAATTTCTTTCTCAAGTCGTTGCAATTCTATCCAAATCTCATACCACAAccattgaatttttcacaatCCGCCCTCAATAAGACATCGGAATTCTTGGCGAAATACCAACAACAATGTGGCATGTACCGTTCAGCTGTTAAGGAGACTGATAACTTCAACCTACCAACCCATCAATCTCTTAACGACGACAGTAGTGGCTACAATAAACGAACGAACAGTggagaaaaaaagacaaaagacGTTAAACGAATCGACAAGATTGTGGAGAACTTACGTTGTGCTTCGCAATCTCTTAAACTTCCTGATACTGCGGCAGCTCAAGTTGCTAGAAGCTATCCAGATATTGTTGCAAGATCTCCATCATCACCTCTGGCTCAACAAGCACCTTCATTTCCAACCAAAACGATGCCTAATTTTTCTGCAGCTCTTGGTGGAAGTAATATTTCGAATAGCCCAACAATTGCGTCGTCAGTAAAAGATGAACAAGAAAAACCATCATCACTGACTTCAGATCGTCCAGGAAATTCGACACCAAATAGTTCGACAACACAAAATGCTGTTGGATGCCCTGCAACAGGTGGCAATCAGCAAGAGACTATTATGGATAAACCTGCTTCAAGCCCTCAGTCGAAAATTTCGAATTCAAAGCTTTATGCAACGTGTTTCATTTGTCACAAGCAACTTAGCAATCAATATAATTTGCGCGTGCATTTAGAAACTCATCAGAATGTCAG ATACGCTTGTAACGTTTGTTCTCACGTATCCCGAAgtaaggatgcccttcgaaaaCATGTTTCGTATCGACATCCTGGTGCTCCGAGTCCTTGTGAAACAGAAGCACGACGAAAACGAGCTAAAGGTTTGAGTACAGCCTTTCCCCTAGCGACATCTTCTGAACAAGAACAAATGGCAGCTCAATTAAACCCATCAGCCTTCATGTTTATGCCAAATCAATTTCATCTACCTGCAGGAGTCGTCCCTCCTGTGCAGATGGCTGCTCCACTTCCGACAACAACTGTCCCTCCCAATTCAACAACAGGAAACGATTCTCCGATGATTAAACGAGAAAGTACACCGACTTCACCGTCAAACGATCATCAACAGAACTCAACCACGCCCTTTCCTACTACTGACAGTGCTGCCAAGCCATAG
- the LOC129918872 gene encoding actin-interacting protein 1 — protein MAYSNKFIYASLPRTQRGQPIVLGADPKGKNFLYTNGNSVIIRNIENPAIADVYTEHSCAVNVAKYSPSGFYIASGDQSGKIRIWDTVNKEHILKNEFQPIGGPIKDIAWSPDNQRIVIVGEGRERFGHVFMTETGTSVGEISGQSKPINSCDFRPARPFRIVTGSEDNTIGIFEGPPFKFKMTKTDHSRFVQAVRYSPSGHLFASAGFDGKVFIYDGATSELVGEVGSPAHKGGVYAVAWKPDGTQLLTCSGDKTCRLWNVETRELITEFVMGTTVDDQQVSCLWQGEHLLTVSLSGNISYLDVNDPTKPLRVIKGHNKPITVLGLSDDRSTIYTGSHDGVVTNWNSGSGVNDRIGGAGHGNQINGIAAWEDFVYTCGIDDSLRKISVEGNAYTDFVVKLNCQPRALTIFRKENIIAIACVKEITLVQDNKKIFSLPIKYEASSITANAETMELAVGGDDQKLRIYSLSGSSLELKTELEHLGAVTDCVYSPDNKLLVACDAHRKVVLYSVPEYKPAHNKEWGFHNARVNTVAFSPNSLLVASGSLDTTIIIWSVANPSKHTIIKNAHPQSQITRLVWLDNNTVISTGQDCNTKVWEVETI, from the exons atggcCTATTCGAATA aattTATTTATGCATCACTGCCAAGAACCCAAAGAGGACAACCAATTGTGTTGGGCGCCGATCCAAAGGGAAAGAATTTCCTCTACACAAATGGAAATTCTGTAATCATTCGAAACATTGAG AATCCAGCAATTGCTGATGTTTATACTGAACATTCGTGTGCCGTTAATGTTGCCAAGTATTCGCCAAGTGGATTTTACATTGCGTCTGGCG ATCAATCCGGAAAGATTCGTATTTGGGACACTGTCAATAAGgaacatattttgaaaaatgaattccaACCCATTGGAGGCCCAATCAAGGATATTGCATGGTCACCCGATAACCAGAGAATTGTCATTGTTGGTGAGGGTCGTGAACGTTTCGGTCATGTTTTCATGACTGAAACTGGAACATCTGTTGGTGAAATCAGTGGACAATCGAAACCGATCAATTCATGTGATTTCCGCCCAGCCAGACCATTTAGAATTGTAACTGGAAGTGAAGATAATACAATTGGTATTTTCGAAGGACCACCcttcaaatttaaaatgaccAAAACAGATCATTCAAGATTTGTACAAGCTGTCCGTTACTCACCTAGCGGTCATTTGTTCGCCTCCGCTGGTTTTGATGGAAAAGTATTCATCTATGATGGTGCTACCTCAGAATTGGTTGGAGAAGTTGGTAGTCCAGCTCATAAGGGTGGTGTGTATGCTGTAGCATGGAAACCAGATGGTACTCAATTGCTTACTTGCTCTGGTGATAAGACTTGTCGCTTATGGAATGTTGAAACACGTGAACTTATCACCGAATTTGTTATGGGAACAACTGTTGATGATCAACAAGTTTCTTGTTTGTGGCAAGGAGAACATTTACTTACTGTTTCGTTATCTGGCAATATTAGTTATTTGGATGTCAATGATCCAACAAAACCACTTCGAGTAATTAAGGGACACAATAAACCAATAACTGTATTGGGATTGAGTGATGATCGTAGCACTATCTACACTGGTAGCCACGATGGTGTTGTGACAAATTGGAACTCTGGAAGCGGTGTCAATGATCGTATTGGCGGTGCCGGACATGGCAATCAG ATCAATGGCATTGCTGCATGGGAAGACTTTGTTTACACCTGCGGTATTGATGATTCCTTGCGAAAGATCAGTGTCGAAGGAAATGCTTATACAGATTTCGTTGTTAAACTAAACTGCCAACCCCGAGCTCTTACCATTTTCCGAAAGGAAAATATCATTGCTATTGCGTGTGTGAAAGAAATAACTTTGGttcaagataataaaaaaatattttcgctCCCAATCAAATACGAAGCCAGTTCGATCACAGCCAATGCAGAGACAATGGAATTGGCTGTTGGAGGAGATGATCAAAAATTGAGAATATACTCGTTGAGTGGCAGCTCATTGGAGTTGAAAACTGAACTCGAACATTTAGGAGCTGTAACCGATTGTGTGTATTCTCCTGATAATAAACTTCTTGTGGCTTGTGATGCCCATCGTAAGGTTGTGCTGTATTCTGTTCCTGAATATAAG ccTGCTCATAACAAAGAATGGGGCTTCCATAATGCTCGTGTTAATACAGTGGCGTTTTCACCAAATTCACTTCTAGTCGCTAGTGGATCGTTAGATACGACTATCATCATTTGGTCTGTAGCAAACCCATCAAAACATACTATTATTAAaa ATGCCCACCCACAGTCACAAATTACTCGTTTAGTGTGGTTGGACAATAACACTGTGATCTCAACCGGACAAGATTGCAACACAAAAGTCTGGGAAGTCGaaactatttaa
- the LOC129918039 gene encoding protein tramtrack, alpha isoform isoform X1, producing the protein MEHLNAGSSSRQEHHHQQFCLRWHNHQTSLLSSLPILLDQSHLTDVTLSAEGRTLRAHRVVLSACSTFFLELFRALDSSNHPVIIIPGASFAAIVALLTFMYSGEVNVFEEQIPTLLNLAETLGIKGLADVQSNMHNSNAAKKRQDFTPVAPPVQPQIPPQALKDEEIPSPTLPSLPPPSSPLITNKLPTPLENFFLKSLQFYPNLIPQPLNFSQSALNKTSEFLAKYQQQCGMYRSAVKETDNFNLPTHQSLNDDSSGYNKRTNSGEKKTKDVKRIDKIVENLRCASQSLKLPDTAAAQVARSYPDIVARSPSSPLAQQAPSFPTKTMPNFSAALGGSNISNSPTIASSVKDEQEKPSSLTSDRPGNSTPNSSTTQNAVGCPATGGNQQETIMDKPASSPQSKISNSKLYATCFICHKQLSNQYNLRVHLETHQNVRYACNVCSHVSRSKDALRKHVSYRHPGAPSPCETEARRKRAKGLSTAFPLATSSEQEQMAAQLNPSAFMFMPNQFHLPAGVVPPVQMAAPLPTTTVPPNSTTGNDSPMIKRESTPTSPSNDHQQNSTTPFPTTDSAAKP; encoded by the exons aCTAGTCTACTAAGTTCTCTGCCTATTCTCCTGGATCAATCACATCTCACCGATGTTACACTATCAGCTGAAGGACGAACACTACGTGCACATCGTGTTGTTCTAAGTGCATGTAGTACATTCTTTTTGGAGCTATTTCGAGCGTTAGACTCATCAAATCATCCGGTAATCATAATACCTGGAGCATCATTTGCTGCTATTGTAGCACTCTTAACGTTCATGTATTCAGGTGAAGTAAATGTTTTCGAAGAACAAATACCTACACTTTTGAATCTAGCTGAAACCCTAGGAATAAAAGGATTAGCAGATGTCCAAAGTAAt ATGCACAATTCAAATGCAGCAAAAAAGCGACAAGACTTCACACCCGTTGCACCTCCCGTGCAACCACAAATACCACCCCAAGCACTAAAAGACGAAGAAATACCATCACCCACACTACCATCATTACCACCCCCCTCATCACCCCTCATAACGAATAAGCTTCCGACACCTTTGGAAAATTTCTTTCTCAAGTCGTTGCAATTCTATCCAAATCTCATACCACAAccattgaatttttcacaatCCGCCCTCAATAAGACATCGGAATTCTTGGCGAAATACCAACAACAATGTGGCATGTACCGTTCAGCTGTTAAGGAGACTGATAACTTCAACCTACCAACCCATCAATCTCTTAACGACGACAGTAGTGGCTACAATAAACGAACGAACAGTggagaaaaaaagacaaaagacGTTAAACGAATCGACAAGATTGTGGAGAACTTACGTTGTGCTTCGCAATCTCTTAAACTTCCTGATACTGCGGCAGCTCAAGTTGCTAGAAGCTATCCAGATATTGTTGCAAGATCTCCATCATCACCTCTGGCTCAACAAGCACCTTCATTTCCAACCAAAACGATGCCTAATTTTTCTGCAGCTCTTGGTGGAAGTAATATTTCGAATAGCCCAACAATTGCGTCGTCAGTAAAAGATGAACAAGAAAAACCATCATCACTGACTTCAGATCGTCCAGGAAATTCGACACCAAATAGTTCGACAACACAAAATGCTGTTGGATGCCCTGCAACAGGTGGCAATCAGCAAGAGACTATTATGGATAAACCTGCTTCAAGCCCTCAGTCGAAAATTTCGAATTCAAAGCTTTATGCAACGTGTTTCATTTGTCACAAGCAACTTAGCAATCAATATAATTTGCGCGTGCATTTAGAAACTCATCAGAATGTCAG ATACGCTTGTAACGTTTGTTCTCACGTATCCCGAAgtaaggatgcccttcgaaaaCATGTTTCGTATCGACATCCTGGTGCTCCGAGTCCTTGTGAAACAGAAGCACGACGAAAACGAGCTAAAGGTTTGAGTACAGCCTTTCCCCTAGCGACATCTTCTGAACAAGAACAAATGGCAGCTCAATTAAACCCATCAGCCTTCATGTTTATGCCAAATCAATTTCATCTACCTGCAGGAGTCGTCCCTCCTGTGCAGATGGCTGCTCCACTTCCGACAACAACTGTCCCTCCCAATTCAACAACAGGAAACGATTCTCCGATGATTAAACGAGAAAGTACACCGACTTCACCGTCAAACGATCATCAACAGAACTCAACCACGCCCTTTCCTACTACTGACAGTGCTGCCAAGCCATAG